In the genome of Ktedonobacteraceae bacterium, one region contains:
- a CDS encoding dipeptide epimerase, translating into MSGTTIRSITVEPLNIPLLEPFTIATGSVSEARNILVTLTLEDGSTGYGEGAPFPPSTGESQETALAAARGCAALIERKDAAQWRILSKLMHSVYFSQATARAAMEMALLDALTRSYGIPLYVFFGGAGTMVETDMSIPLVTAEHAYELAKDIAARGIHSIKIKVGSELREDVERVEAVREAAPGLGLTLDANQGYTANEALLCLEALDDRDIRPLLMEQPVPKEDYEGLRYVTRHTTVPVAADESAYSAANVAHLIAMGAVNVINIKLMKCGIVEALDIAAVCRATHTQLMIGAMMESRLAASAAAHFVAGLGGFRYIDLDTPMLLAEDPFTGGYEQRGGIYDVSGIKDGLGVEPK; encoded by the coding sequence ATGTCAGGCACAACCATTCGTTCTATTACCGTTGAGCCGCTCAATATTCCGCTGCTCGAGCCATTTACCATTGCTACGGGCAGCGTTTCCGAGGCGCGCAACATACTCGTCACGCTCACACTCGAGGATGGCAGCACCGGATATGGGGAGGGCGCGCCTTTTCCGCCCAGCACAGGTGAGTCGCAGGAAACGGCGCTTGCTGCCGCGCGAGGCTGCGCTGCTCTAATCGAGCGAAAAGACGCGGCTCAGTGGCGTATCCTCTCGAAACTGATGCACAGCGTCTATTTCAGCCAGGCTACTGCTCGTGCCGCCATGGAGATGGCGCTGCTCGACGCGCTGACCCGTTCCTACGGCATTCCCCTTTATGTCTTCTTCGGCGGAGCAGGTACGATGGTCGAGACGGATATGAGCATTCCCCTGGTCACCGCGGAACATGCCTACGAACTGGCAAAGGATATTGCTGCACGCGGTATCCACAGTATTAAGATCAAAGTTGGCAGCGAGCTGCGCGAAGATGTCGAACGAGTGGAAGCAGTGCGCGAGGCAGCTCCTGGGCTGGGTCTGACGCTCGACGCGAACCAGGGCTATACGGCGAACGAGGCTTTGCTGTGCCTGGAGGCGCTGGACGACCGCGATATCCGGCCCTTGCTGATGGAACAACCCGTCCCCAAAGAAGACTACGAGGGACTGCGCTACGTCACGCGGCACACCACCGTGCCCGTGGCCGCCGATGAAAGCGCTTATAGCGCCGCCAACGTTGCTCATTTGATCGCTATGGGAGCGGTTAATGTCATCAACATCAAATTGATGAAATGCGGCATCGTAGAGGCGCTGGACATCGCCGCCGTTTGCCGCGCCACCCACACACAGTTGATGATCGGCGCCATGATGGAGTCACGGCTCGCCGCCAGCGCCGCTGCCCATTTCGTCGCCGGCCTGGGCGGCTTCCGCTACATCGACCTGGATACACCGATGCTGCTGGCCGAGGACCCGTTTACGGGCGGCTACGAGCAGCGCGGGGGAATATATGATGTATCCGGCATAAAAGACGGGCTGGGTGTAGAGCCGAAATAG
- a CDS encoding D-alanine--D-alanine ligase, with protein sequence MAEKKIRIGLIFGGRSGEHEVSLASANSVMANLDKDKYEVVPIGITKEGSWLLGTEPRQLIAAEQSVGEDTADEQTTAVTLTGDPHLRRLIPLEGGEVPGNRGALDVIFPVLHGTYGEDGALQGLLEMANVPYVGCGVLGSALGMDKEKMKMIFHSVGLPTPDYLVFRRHEWERSPEVILNTVEETLGYPCFVKPVNLGSSVGVSKAHERHELEHAINMAAEYDRKIIIERGIDCREVECAVLGNDEPIVSVVGEVISSNEFYDYRAKYIDGKSQILIPADIPQEIAEEVRRQAVRAFLALDLSGLARVDFFIEKGTNKVYINEVNTMPGFTEISMYPKLWEASGMPYAELLDRLIELAIERHADRQRNRTSL encoded by the coding sequence ATGGCGGAAAAGAAGATACGTATTGGCCTGATCTTTGGCGGGCGTTCAGGCGAACACGAGGTTTCGCTGGCCTCCGCCAATTCTGTCATGGCCAACCTGGATAAAGATAAATACGAGGTTGTGCCGATTGGCATTACGAAGGAGGGTTCGTGGCTGCTGGGTACCGAGCCACGCCAGCTCATAGCGGCGGAACAAAGCGTTGGCGAGGACACCGCAGATGAGCAGACGACGGCGGTCACCCTTACCGGCGACCCACACTTACGGCGGCTCATCCCTCTGGAAGGCGGCGAAGTACCCGGTAATCGAGGCGCGCTGGATGTGATCTTTCCCGTGTTGCACGGCACGTATGGCGAAGATGGCGCCTTGCAGGGCTTGCTCGAAATGGCAAATGTGCCCTATGTTGGTTGCGGCGTGCTTGGTTCGGCGCTGGGGATGGACAAGGAGAAGATGAAGATGATCTTCCATTCCGTTGGTCTGCCCACACCCGACTATCTCGTATTTCGCCGTCATGAGTGGGAACGCTCGCCCGAAGTCATTCTGAACACAGTGGAAGAAACGCTTGGCTATCCCTGCTTCGTCAAACCGGTCAACCTGGGATCTAGCGTCGGGGTGAGCAAAGCTCACGAACGGCATGAGTTGGAACACGCTATTAACATGGCGGCAGAATACGACCGCAAGATTATCATTGAGCGCGGCATCGACTGCCGCGAGGTTGAATGCGCCGTACTGGGCAACGACGAGCCAATCGTTTCCGTTGTAGGCGAGGTCATCTCCAGCAACGAGTTCTACGACTACCGTGCCAAGTACATCGACGGCAAATCCCAGATTCTGATCCCTGCCGATATTCCCCAGGAAATCGCGGAAGAGGTGCGCCGCCAGGCTGTACGGGCCTTTCTCGCGCTCGACCTCAGCGGCCTGGCGCGTGTGGATTTCTTCATTGAGAAAGGCACGAACAAGGTCTATATCAACGAAGTGAACACGATGCCTGGTTTCACCGAGATCAGCATGTATCCTAAGCTATGGGAGGCCAGCGGTATGCCTTACGCCGAACTATTGGACCGCTTGATCGAACTGGCTATCGAACGTCATGCCGACAGGCAGCGCAATCGCACGAGTTTGTGA
- the murF gene encoding UDP-N-acetylmuramoyl-tripeptide--D-alanyl-D-alanine ligase produces MFTLQDILQGNQDNVHLQRSVASDPEMIFSAAQHDSRMIERGNLFVAIKGVRVDGHQFIPAVARAGAAAVLCTEPSGDVPADFLQIVVPDTIAALHATARVRAARQKNTTFIGITGSNGKTSTKEATAAVLSQQGPTLKTFASYNNEVGYPLTLLRLEPEHRYAVLEMGAQWVGELAWLSTTIARPNWSIITNVGAAHLEYFGSQERVILAKSELVQVLAPEGIAILNYDDPNVRGMAAKTDARVLYYGLSEEAEVRGSDIAGDTLRGQSFTLHYHEQQVRVQLHIPGAHGVIVALAAAAAGCAAEMQLEDIGAALESLTPARGRGEIKAGPNGSILIDDTYNANRQSIVAIVQAIQTAELPPGGKRWAVLGDIFELGRYARAEHRMSGEALAGNVDYLIAVGDMARYYLEGAILSGMPSDHIYYFPADVEDEAELAEAKHAAAEVLRQQVQATDLVLLKGSRGMRMETMMTMFD; encoded by the coding sequence ATGTTTACCCTCCAGGACATATTGCAAGGCAATCAGGATAACGTACACCTGCAACGTTCAGTAGCAAGCGACCCCGAGATGATCTTTTCCGCGGCACAGCACGATAGCCGCATGATCGAACGGGGTAATCTTTTTGTGGCGATAAAAGGGGTGCGCGTGGATGGGCATCAATTCATTCCGGCGGTGGCAAGGGCGGGGGCGGCGGCGGTGCTCTGTACGGAACCATCCGGTGATGTTCCGGCGGATTTTCTGCAAATTGTGGTGCCGGATACGATCGCGGCTTTGCATGCTACTGCTCGCGTGCGCGCCGCACGGCAGAAGAATACAACCTTCATCGGCATTACAGGGAGCAATGGCAAAACAAGTACCAAGGAAGCAACGGCGGCGGTGCTAAGCCAGCAGGGTCCAACACTCAAGACCTTCGCATCTTATAATAACGAGGTTGGCTATCCACTGACGCTGCTGCGGCTGGAGCCAGAGCATCGTTATGCGGTGCTGGAGATGGGAGCGCAATGGGTAGGAGAGCTGGCCTGGCTCTCAACGACCATCGCGCGACCCAACTGGTCAATTATTACGAATGTGGGAGCGGCTCACCTGGAATACTTTGGATCGCAGGAGCGGGTGATTCTTGCTAAAAGCGAACTGGTGCAGGTGCTGGCGCCAGAGGGCATCGCGATCCTGAACTACGATGATCCCAATGTGCGCGGTATGGCTGCAAAGACGGATGCGCGCGTGCTTTACTATGGCCTTAGTGAGGAGGCGGAAGTGCGCGGGAGCGATATCGCGGGTGATACGCTGCGAGGGCAGAGCTTCACGCTGCATTATCATGAACAGCAGGTGCGCGTACAACTCCATATACCGGGCGCGCACGGTGTGATTGTGGCGCTGGCCGCCGCCGCCGCTGGCTGTGCCGCCGAGATGCAGCTTGAGGATATCGGTGCCGCGCTCGAAAGTCTTACTCCTGCCCGGGGGCGAGGCGAAATCAAGGCCGGGCCAAACGGCAGCATACTGATTGACGATACCTACAATGCCAATCGTCAATCAATCGTCGCCATCGTCCAGGCTATACAGACCGCGGAACTGCCACCAGGGGGCAAACGCTGGGCCGTGCTGGGCGATATCTTCGAACTGGGTCGCTACGCGCGTGCGGAGCATCGCATGAGTGGCGAGGCGCTGGCCGGTAACGTAGATTACCTGATCGCGGTGGGAGACATGGCACGGTACTACCTGGAAGGAGCGATTCTATCCGGTATGCCATCTGATCATATCTATTACTTTCCGGCTGATGTTGAGGATGAAGCTGAGCTGGCAGAGGCTAAACATGCCGCCGCTGAGGTGCTACGACAGCAGGTGCAGGCGACGGACCTGGTGCTACTGAAAGGATCGCGGGGCATGCGTATGGAGACGATGATGACGATGTTCGATTGA
- a CDS encoding YceI family protein, whose product MAWEIDPSHSEASFVVKHMMFATVRGHFNVLSGHLHIDEQHPENSWVDAQVDAASVDTRDERRDGHLKSPDFFDVQNYPIITFKSTKIERVNGNEYKVTGDLAMRGVTRPVTFKAEYYGTGKNPWGMTVAGLSAKTKINRKDWNLNWNQALEAGGWLVSDEVTIEIDLEAVQKPEQVAEQAAAEARA is encoded by the coding sequence ATGGCATGGGAAATTGATCCATCACATTCAGAAGCGTCTTTTGTTGTAAAGCACATGATGTTCGCGACCGTTCGCGGGCACTTCAATGTTTTGAGCGGTCACCTGCATATTGATGAGCAGCACCCGGAAAATTCCTGGGTTGACGCGCAGGTCGATGCAGCGAGCGTAGATACCCGTGATGAGCGCCGCGATGGCCATCTGAAATCGCCAGATTTCTTCGATGTGCAGAACTATCCAATCATTACTTTCAAGAGCACCAAAATTGAGCGTGTCAACGGCAATGAGTACAAGGTGACCGGCGACCTGGCGATGCGCGGCGTCACCAGGCCTGTAACATTCAAAGCTGAATATTATGGCACGGGCAAGAATCCCTGGGGTATGACGGTTGCGGGCCTGAGCGCAAAAACGAAGATCAATCGCAAAGACTGGAACCTCAACTGGAATCAGGCGCTGGAGGCCGGCGGCTGGCTCGTCAGCGACGAAGTTACTATCGAGATCGACCTTGAGGCTGTTCAGAAGCCCGAGCAAGTCGCGGAACAGGCTGCTGCTGAGGCGAGAGCGTAA